One segment of Panicum virgatum strain AP13 chromosome 3K, P.virgatum_v5, whole genome shotgun sequence DNA contains the following:
- the LOC120700836 gene encoding uncharacterized protein LOC120700836, protein MEGKRAAHVRAEAAEDEALSQQSSPDRYEDCPVPALEHHQSLAAEGQYSKVSKKEIAQNGKKWITDEVRVSFEKCMEGKDYPEDHKYEFDELQHQCFSVENYYKIFHHFNFTVRMKVSGSTDWTSVLFFAEVKEILRQKMYFCCPLEPYENGLCYACKNQGIDDLKHPVIGAFDRGSPDTVFPHMYDSDSSDEFTPVRLADEAEDESIFFR, encoded by the exons ATGGAAG GTAAACGTGCTGCCCATGTTAGGGCTGAAGCAGCTGAGGATGAAGCATTGTCTCAGCAATCTTCACCAGATAGATATGAAGATTGTCCAGTTCCAGCGCTGGAACATCATCAATCACTTGCAGCTGAAGGGCAGTATTCGAAAGTTTCCAAAAAAGAGATTGCTCAGAATGGGAAGAAATGGATAACTGATGAGGTGAGGGTGTCATTTGAAAAATGCATGGAAGGAAAAGATTATCCTGAG GATCATAAGTATGAGTTTGATGAGCTTCAGCACCAGTGTTTTAGTGTGGAAAACTACTACAAGATCTTCCACCACTTTAACTTCACCGTAAGGATGAAGGTGTCTGGTTCAACGGACTGGACATCAGTGCTTTTCTTCGCTGAggtgaaggagatattgagacAAAAAATGTACTTCTGCTGTCCCTTGGAGCCATATGAAAACG GACTTTGCTATGCATGCAAGAACCAAGGAATAGATGATCTAAAGCATCCAGTAATTGGTGCATTTGATAGAGGCAGTCCGGATACGGTATTCCCTCACATGTACGACAGTGACTCTTCAGATGAATTTACTCCAGTTAGGCTTGCAGATGAAGCTGAGGATGAGagtattttttttagataa